One genomic segment of Pseudomonas chlororaphis subsp. aurantiaca includes these proteins:
- a CDS encoding PAAR-like domain-containing protein, whose amino-acid sequence MGNQVFANDMEISCKAADGKSVACFPDVCFTPPQAPPTPTGVPIPYPNTGMAKDTTRGSRTVKITRKEVMLKNKSYFKTSYGDEAGCAPKKGVVTSKIKGKVYFTSWSMDVKFEGENIVRNLDMTTHNHASYPGNTPTWPYLDEVAGGPPGKGCEDERKEVEDKCSGDHDKDCKNDDCQRAKKCMLVPHTPRSTENQQGCCEGETPHHLIEVHCFTEAGGRTSKKRLEEFKSYDDTRAPCVCVTGSRYKETHGQMHAIQNTAEKGAMDADGPRSQMGGKDNAWNYGAAKESAVFAHQKTFPASGKDGKPCKKECLEAQMDNYHKQVGVTDNKTPLRADRSPLNDEQKEYGAEQLMDLDG is encoded by the coding sequence ATGGGCAACCAGGTTTTCGCCAACGACATGGAGATTTCCTGCAAGGCGGCCGATGGCAAGTCCGTCGCCTGCTTCCCGGACGTCTGCTTCACCCCGCCCCAGGCTCCGCCGACACCGACAGGGGTGCCCATCCCCTACCCCAATACCGGTATGGCCAAGGACACCACCAGGGGCAGTCGGACGGTGAAGATCACCCGTAAAGAGGTGATGCTGAAGAACAAGAGTTACTTCAAGACCAGCTATGGCGACGAAGCAGGCTGTGCCCCGAAGAAAGGGGTAGTCACTAGCAAAATCAAAGGCAAGGTCTACTTCACTTCCTGGTCCATGGATGTGAAGTTCGAAGGCGAGAACATAGTCAGAAACCTGGATATGACCACCCACAATCATGCGTCGTACCCTGGCAACACGCCCACCTGGCCGTATCTCGACGAGGTTGCCGGCGGTCCGCCCGGCAAGGGTTGCGAAGACGAGCGCAAGGAAGTCGAAGACAAATGCTCTGGCGATCATGACAAAGATTGCAAGAACGACGATTGCCAGCGCGCCAAGAAATGCATGCTGGTTCCTCATACCCCACGCTCGACCGAAAACCAACAGGGCTGTTGCGAAGGCGAGACGCCTCACCACTTGATCGAAGTTCATTGTTTTACCGAGGCCGGGGGGCGTACCTCGAAAAAACGCCTGGAGGAATTCAAGAGCTATGACGATACGCGTGCACCTTGTGTCTGTGTCACTGGCTCCCGCTACAAAGAGACACATGGTCAGATGCATGCCATTCAGAACACTGCCGAGAAGGGAGCCATGGATGCCGATGGCCCACGCTCTCAGATGGGGGGCAAGGACAATGCGTGGAACTATGGCGCAGCCAAGGAAAGCGCAGTATTTGCGCATCAAAAGACCTTCCCTGCTTCGGGTAAAGACGGCAAGCCCTGTAAAAAAGAATGCCTTGAAGCTCAAATGGACAATTATCACAAACAAGTCGGCGTCACCGATAACAAGACGCCGTTGCGTGCCGACAGGTCTCCCCTCAACGACGAACAAAAGGAATATGGCGCAGAACAGTTGATGGACCTCGATGGCTGA
- a CDS encoding DUF2169 family type VI secretion system accessory protein, whose amino-acid sequence MELLNASKLLAAYTQGLAPDGRESLVVVAKGTFNLPLDGRAATLADTQQPLLMADTFLGEPGLSAPLQEMDFAPVKPCCDVLVRGKAYAPGGRPVTQLTAGIRVGRMSKAFSVLGPRQWQAGLLGVAPGLPQPFTEQDISYARAFGGNHPIANDPQLRHCYLDNPVGCGWYPRSADSADIVGMPMPSTEELGKPIDSPSGSFRPMALGPIGRGWPQRARFAGTYDEAWLADCFPFLPADFDNRYFQAAPEDQQTHYLRGGEDVLLLNLTSQERAGFRIPEMQVPVTFFLKKGGHETVQAVIDTLLIDTDALQVQLTWRVSRPLRRNLFEITQVLVGTMSTGWWRARELGKDYYPSLSALVKAKRAPEETP is encoded by the coding sequence ATGGAACTGCTCAACGCCAGCAAACTGCTTGCCGCCTATACCCAGGGCCTGGCGCCCGATGGCCGCGAGTCCCTGGTGGTGGTGGCCAAAGGCACGTTCAACCTGCCGCTGGACGGCCGCGCGGCCACCCTCGCCGACACCCAGCAACCGCTGCTGATGGCCGACACCTTCCTCGGCGAGCCCGGCCTCAGCGCCCCGCTGCAGGAAATGGACTTCGCCCCGGTCAAGCCATGCTGCGATGTCCTGGTCCGCGGCAAGGCCTACGCCCCAGGCGGGCGCCCCGTGACGCAGTTGACCGCAGGCATTCGCGTCGGGCGGATGAGCAAGGCTTTTTCCGTCCTCGGTCCACGGCAATGGCAAGCGGGGCTTCTGGGCGTTGCTCCCGGCTTGCCACAGCCGTTTACCGAGCAGGACATCTCCTATGCCCGGGCGTTTGGCGGCAACCATCCGATCGCCAACGACCCCCAATTGCGCCACTGCTACCTGGACAATCCGGTCGGTTGCGGCTGGTACCCGCGCAGCGCCGACAGTGCCGACATCGTTGGCATGCCAATGCCGAGCACCGAGGAGTTGGGCAAACCGATCGACAGTCCCTCTGGCAGCTTCCGCCCCATGGCCCTCGGCCCCATCGGCCGTGGCTGGCCACAACGCGCCCGCTTCGCCGGCACCTACGACGAGGCCTGGCTGGCCGACTGCTTTCCCTTTCTGCCGGCGGATTTCGACAACCGCTACTTTCAGGCGGCCCCTGAGGATCAGCAGACCCACTACCTGCGCGGTGGCGAGGATGTGCTGCTGCTCAACCTCACGTCCCAGGAGCGCGCGGGCTTTCGCATTCCCGAAATGCAGGTGCCGGTGACCTTCTTTCTGAAAAAAGGCGGCCATGAGACTGTGCAGGCGGTGATCGACACGCTGCTGATCGACACTGACGCGCTCCAGGTGCAGCTGACCTGGCGTGTCTCCCGTCCGCTACGACGCAACCTGTTCGAGATCACTCAGGTGCTGGTCGGCACGATGTCCACAGGCTGGTGGCGCGCCCGCGAACTGGGCAAGGATTACTACCCGTCGCTGTCGGCGCTGGTGAAAGCCAAGCGCGCGCCCGAGGAGACGCCCTGA